From a region of the Sesamum indicum cultivar Zhongzhi No. 13 linkage group LG3, S_indicum_v1.0, whole genome shotgun sequence genome:
- the LOC105158295 gene encoding mitogen-activated protein kinase kinase kinase 2-like, protein MAGKGRSVVQEKDMNEYGDGVAWIRGSMIGKGGFGCVYLATLRNPRSKYSCLPPVMAVKSAEVSVSGSIQKEREVLSNLKGCCNIIRCFGEETTVGDNGVMVYNLLLEYGSGGTLADRIKKSGGDGLPEFEVRVYAKSILRGLNYIHGNGYVHCDLKPDNILLVRNAAREGSGEFRAKIGDFGLAKRAKQSKKRKLEAYWRGTPMYLSPEAVIDNVQDAPCDVWALGCIVLEMLTGKPPWDGNKELKAEEVLSKIGAGHELPKIPNGISKEARDFLKGCFVRKSMYRLTSEMLLNHPFVEGLDDDDAVAEMEDVEDLNKIESIASVSDSDDELSCGLLPGEWGDASEDDSFYYWSDEDVDDEEDEIVSISAEGEEESEGDEIKDVMGSSSADAGLDQSNEMSKQISSQSLPKRQQHYPFSLTIPAGI, encoded by the coding sequence ATGGCGGGGAAGGGAAGAAGCGTGGTTCAAGAAAAGGATATGAATGAATATGGAGATGGGGTTGCATGGATTAGGGGTTCAATGATAGGGAAAGGGGGTTTTGGGTGTGTTTATCTTGCAACTCTGAGGAATCCCAGATCAAAATACAGCTGCTTGCCGCCTGTGATGGCTGTGAAATCAGCGGAGGTTTCTGTGTCGGGTTCAATTCAGAAGGAGAGGGAGGTTTTGAGCAATTTGAAAGGGtgttgtaatataattaggtGTTTTGGTGAGGAGACAACTGTGGGTGACAATGGTGTGATGGTGTATAATTTGTTGTTGGAATATGGTTCTGGCGGGACTTTGGCGGATAGGATCAAGAAATCGGGGGGCGACGGCTTGCCGGAATTTGAGGTTAGGGTGTATGCTAAGTCTATTCTTCGAGGTTTGAATTATATTCATGGCAATGGTTATGTTCATTGTGATCTGAAGCCTGACAATATTTTGCTCGTTCGGAATGCTGCAAGAGAGGGCAGTGGTGAGTTCAGGGCGAAAATTGGCGATTTTGGATTGGCGAAGAGGGCTAAACAGTCCAAGAAGAGGAAATTGGAGGCCTATTGGAGGGGTACTCCGATGTACTTGTCACCCGAGGCTGTGATTGATAATGTGCAGGACGCACCGTGTGATGTTTGGGCGCTCGGGTGTATCGTGCTTGAGATGTTAACGGGGAAGCCTCCATGGGATGGGAACAAAGAGCTGAAAGCTGAGGAGGTTCTGAGCAAGATTGGAGCAGGGCATGAGTTGCCGAAAATCCCAAATGGGATATCAAAGGAGGCAAGGGATTTCTTGAAGGGTTGTTTCGTGAGGAAGTCCATGTATAGATTGACTTCTGAAATGCTGCTGAATCATCCGTTCGTTGAAGGCTTGGATGACGATGATGCAGTTGCTGAAATGGAGGATGTTGAAGACTTGAACAAGATAGAATCCATCGCGTCGGTATCTGACAGTGATGACGAGTTAAGTTGTGGCTTGCTTCCGGGCGAGTGGGGCGATGCGTCTGAGGATGATTCATTTTATTACTGGTCTGATGAGGATGTGGATGACGAGGAAGATGAAATTGTATCCATTTCAGCTGAAGGAGAAGAAGAGTCTGAAGGTGACGAAATTAAAGATGTCATGGGCTCAAGCAGTGCTGATGCCGGTCTCGATCAGTCAAATGAGATGTCAAAACAGATTTCTTCACAGAGCTTGCCAAAAAGACAACAACATTATCCTTTTAGTTTAACCATTCCTGCAGGAATCTAG